Proteins encoded in a region of the Oncorhynchus nerka isolate Pitt River unplaced genomic scaffold, Oner_Uvic_2.0 unplaced_scaffold_2940, whole genome shotgun sequence genome:
- the LOC115116809 gene encoding E3 ubiquitin-protein ligase TRIM47-like, giving the protein MTTSSSLLSEEQFLCSICLDVFTEPVSIPCGHNYCKACISGYWDTSDLCQCPLCKEKFYRRPELRINTFISEMVAQFRKSVQWKVTSSPGQRTAKPGEVSCDVCTGMKLKALKSCLVCQTSYCETHLEPHQRVPALKRHKLINPVENLEDRMCKKHERFMELFCRTDQTCLCVLCLKTDHMTHDTVPLEEEYGEKMAQLGKMMAEVEQKMHTYFRKVQEIKYSVDLSKREAEREISDSVQVFTALVRSIERSQTELIEVIEEKQKAAERQAEGLIKDLEQEITELQRRSTELEQLSHTEDHLHLIQNLPSLCTPPPTKDWSEISVHSDLCVETVRRAVSQLEETLNKEMEKLPEVKLKRIQQYAVDVTLDPDTTHPYLIMSEDGF; this is encoded by the coding sequence ATGACCACCTCCAGCAGTCTCCTGTCTGAAGAGCAGTTCCTGTGCTCTATCTGTCTGGATGTGTTCACTGAGCCGGTCTCGATTCCATGTGGACACAACTACTGCAAGGCCTGTATCAGTGGATACTGGGATACCAGTGACCTGTGCCAGTGTCCATTATGTAAGGAGAAATTCTACAGGAGGCCTGAGCTTCGCATCAATACTTTCATTTCTGAGATGGTTGCTCAGTTCAGGAAGTCTGTTCAGTGGAAAGTTACCAGCAGTCCAGGGCAACGCACAGCCAAACCAGGAGAAGTGTCCTGTGATGTTTGTACTGGGATGAAGCTCAAGGCCCTGAAGTCCTGTCTGGTGTGTCAGACCTCTTACTGTGAGACTCACCTGGAGCCTCATCAGAGAGTCCCAGCCTTGAAGAGACACAAGCTGATCAACCCTGTGGAGAACCTGGAAGACAGGATGTGTAAGAAGCACGAGAGATTCATGGAGCTGTTCTGTAGGACTGACCAGACTTGTCTTTGTGTCTTGTGCTTGAAAACAGACCACATGACTCATGACACTGTCCCTCTAGAGGAAGAGTATGGAGAGAAGATGGCTCAACTGGGGAAAATGATGGCAGAGGTAGAACAGAAGATGCATACATATTTTAGGAAGGTTCAGGAGATCAAATACTCAGTAGATCTCAgcaagagagaagcagagagggagataTCAGACAGTGTACAGGTCTTCACTGCTCTGGTTCGCTCCATTGAGAGAAGCCAGACTGAGCTCATTGAGGTGATTGAAGAGAAGCAGAAAGCAGCAGAGAGGCAGGCTGAAGGGCTCATTAAAGACCTGGAGCAGGAaatcactgagctacagaggagaaGCACTGAACTGGAGCAGCTCTCACACACTGAGGACCACCTCCACCTCATACAGAACTTACCATCCCTCTGTACCCCTCCACCCACCAAGGACTGGTCTGAGATCAGTGTTCACAGTGATCTGTGTGTGGAGACTGTGAGGAGAGCTGTATCTCAGCTGGAGGAGACACtgaataaagagatggagaagcTTCCTGAAGTCAAACTGAAGAGGATTCAGCAGTATGCAGTAGATGTGACTCTGGACCCTGATACAACACATCCCTACCTCATCATGTCTGAGGATGGGTTTTAA